Genomic DNA from Amycolatopsis alba DSM 44262:
CAGTGCCATGCCCAGCTTCGTTGTTCTCTTCGACATAACGGCCTCCCCGGCACGTGGTAGTGCCGCGTAGTCGGGAGATCGTTCGCCGGTGTTACCGCCGGAAGAGAACTAGGGCGTGTTTCGCAAGTCTGTTCGATGGGCTTCGTGATCCAGGTGGTTCCTGGCAGCACGGGCGGATCGCCCTCGTACCGGGTCGCACTCGGGCGTATCCGCCCGTGCCGTCAGGGACCGCCTGGGCGCGAAGACCGCGAACCTGACTTGCGAAACACGCCCTAGTCGACCATTGTGCCGCAACTGATGTTCAGTGCCGTCGCGGTCATGCTGCGTGCATGGTCCGACGCGGCGAAGGCGGCGACACGGGCGACGTCTTCGAGTGATGCCGTCCGCTTGAGCATCGTCGCATCGACCATGTCACGGATCGCGTCGTCGAGTCCGGCGCCTGCCGGGATCGTCTCCGGGATCCCGCCGGTACGCAGGGTCACGACACGGATGCCGTGCGGTCCGAGCTCGCACGCCAGCCCTCGTCGCAACGCCTCCATCGCGCTGAAGGCGACCTGCAGCCCACCGAGGTGATATCCCGGCAATGGATCGCCGTCGCCGCCGAACATCAGGATCACTCCGGACCCCTGCTCGATCATGTGCCGGGCGGCCGCCCGCGCGGTCAGGAAATTCGTCTGAACCGCCGTGCGCACCGGGCTTTCGAAGTCCGCCAACGACATTTCGACCAGCGGGGTGCCCTGGACGTCGTTGTGCGTGATGACGTTCATCGAGATGTCGACGCTGCCCGCCGAGGCAGCCACTGAAGCGGCATGCTCGTCGATGGCCGCTTCGTCGAGCGCGTCGAACTCCGCTGTTCCCGCCTTCCCGCCCGACTCCCGGATTTCGTCGGCCAGCGCGTCGAGTTTCTTCAGCGTTCGGCCGACGAGGTGGACTGTCGCACCCTCCCTGGCGAATCCGCGGGCCACCGCGCTTCCGATCCCGCCCGCGGCGCCGTAGATGATCGCGTTCCTGCTTTCGAGCAACATCGGATCCTCCTACTTCCCGTCCAGTGTGATGAGCCCTTCAGGCATTCCGTCCAGATGGACGTCGACCCACAGCGGGAGCCAGCTGTCGATCTCGTGGAATCGACGCAGTTCCGCCAAACCGCTGAGCCAGCCCATCCACGAGCCATAGGGCGGCTTCTCCTCAGAGAATCCACTTTGGACGAAGGTCAGCTTCGTCCCGCCACCGGAGTCTTCGAGTTCCCAGGTTGCGACGACGCCGTCCTGGTACGCGAGAGACATCCTGGAGTCGGGCACCAGATCGACGATCTTCGCCGGATACAGGTCCTTTTCCAGCGAACCCATCGCCCAGCGTCCGCCGACGTGGTTCTCCGCCTCGATCCGGGCGCCGAACCAGCGCGTGAACACGGCGGGATCGGCGATCGAGGCGTAGACCTCCCCTCGCGGTGCGTTGATCCGCACTTCTTCGCTCATCAGCGGGGAAGTGAGGTCGCAGCGGGCCGTGAGCGGACGTCCCTCGACGTGATCGGCGAGGTTCGCCACGGACAACGCCCAAAACGTGTACATCATGCCGAGCGGTGAATCCGGGTCGGCGAGCATCGCGTCGTAGGCAGGCAGACCGGTCTGGCTGAACGACAGGGAGGTGGCGTCCCCGTCTTCCGTCAGCGCGATCTCGACGACGGTCTCCGTCTCTTCGACGGTCCAAGCGAACCGCAGGACGTTGTCCTCGGCCAGTAACAGCCGCTGACGATCGCCCGCCGGCGTGTACCGGCCCCAGAACTCGTACCGGGACGGCAGGTCGACTTCCGCGTGCTCGGAGAGCCAGGTGCGCAGCGCACCGGGGTCGAGCAGCGCGTGCCAGACCTTGTCGATCGGCGCGCGTACGCGCACTTGGAATATCGTCGGTTCAGTCACGGGCATCTCCCTTCGGGTAGCAGGCCACGGCGAGTTTGAAGGCGTCGCCTTCCGCTCCGCCGTAGCGAGTGAACAGATCCTGCAAAGTCGTCTTCAGTTCGTCGAGGAACTCTTGGCGCCGCTCCGGTTCCACCCGGATCTCGCCGGAGACGCCGATCGACGGCAGCTCCGGCGCGGCCCTGTCGAGCGCGGCGACGTCCGACTGGACCTCCTCCATGAGATCCACCAGATAGCCGAGACTCAGTTCGTCTCGCGCCGCACGCGGGCCGATCCTGCCGACCAGCCCTGGCGACAGCCAGTACGAACGCGCGCTCGCCTGGTACACGCCCTCACTGACGGCGCGCACCTTCCGCTCCGACACCTGCTTCACGAGCCCGGCTTCCACCAGGCGTTTCACGTGGTAATAGACCCGCTGCGGCGTCTGGTCCAGCACCGCCGCCACCTCGGTGCAGGACCGCGGCTCCGCCAGCTGCCGCAGGACGTCCACCCGCTGCGGCTTCAGCAGCGCCTCCGCCTGCTCGAGCCGCTCCAGGTACTCCACATTCTTCATGGCGCCACATCCTCGATCACAAAAATCAGTTTGAACGTAAAAATGAATTCTGTCAATCGGCTGGATCGCGCTACGCTCGACCCGTGGCGATCCTTCGGCGGTACGCGGCGGAGCTCGCGATCACCCTGACGGTGCTCGCGAGCTCCGTCGCGGTCTCACTCGGCGAAAGCGCGGAACCGCCGCGCAACGCCGTCCTCGGCTGGGTCTGCGCGGTACTCACCTGCGCCGCGCTGTTCCTGCGCCGCCGTCATCCGCTCCCCGTCGCGATCTTCACCGCGGTGTGCTGCGCGATCTACTACCCGCGCACCGATCCCGACGGCTTCGTGCTGCTCGCGTTCGCCTTCGCGCTGTACAACAACGCCTCGACCGGACGGATCCGCAGTTCGGCGGTCGTCGCCGCGGCCGCGATGGGCGGCGTCGCGGTCGGCGAGGCGCAGGCAGGCGCCGCGCGGCAGGTGGACAATTTCGCCTTCCTGCTGATGACGGGCTGGTTCATCGCGCTGGTCGCGGTCGGAGCCGTGACGCACTACCGCCGCGAGGCCGAGCGCACCAAGGAGGCCGAGGCACAGCGAAGGGCCGCGGACGAAAGGCTCCGGATCGCGCGTGAACTGCACGACGCCCTCGGCCACAACCTGACGCTCATCAACGTCCAGGCGGGCGCGGCACTGCACTGTTCGTGCTGGTGGTCGTCGGGTTGTCGGCGTTGCTGCTGATGGTCGTGTTCCGCTCGATCCTGATCCCGCTCAAGGCGGCCGTGCTGAACCTGCTGAGCATCGGCGCCGCGCTCGGCGTGATGACCGCGGTGTTCGGCGACGGCCTGTTCGGCGCGCAACCGGGACCGATCGAGGCGTTCGTACCGGTGCTGATCTTCGCGATCGTGTTCGGGCTTTCCATGGACTACGAGGTGTTCCTGGTGTCCCGGATGCACGAGGAATGGCGACGCACCGGCGACGCGCGCCACGCCGTCCGCCAAGGACTCGCCTCCACCGGCGGGGTGATCACGGCCGCGGCGGCGATCATGATCGTGGTGTTCGGGGCGTTCCTGCTCAACCCCGATCGGATGCTGGCGCAATTCGGTCTCGGGCTGGCTGTCGCGGTGCTGGTGGACGCGTTCGTGATCCGCTGTCTCGTGGTGCCCGCGGTGATGCGGCTGCTCGGGGAACGCGCGTGGTGGCTGCCGCGCTGGCTGGACCGGCGGTTGCCGCACGTGGCGCTGGAACCGTCGTCCCGCTGACCCCGGACGACAGGAAAGGCCCCTTCATCGCGGATGAAGGGGCCTTTCCTGTCACGCGCTTATTCGTAGATCTCGCCCTTCGCGGCCTTCTCGACCAGCGAAGCGGGCGGGGTGAAGTGGTCGCCGTAGCGCTCGGCCAGCTGACGCGAGCG
This window encodes:
- a CDS encoding SRPBCC family protein; the protein is MTEPTIFQVRVRAPIDKVWHALLDPGALRTWLSEHAEVDLPSRYEFWGRYTPAGDRQRLLLAEDNVLRFAWTVEETETVVEIALTEDGDATSLSFSQTGLPAYDAMLADPDSPLGMMYTFWALSVANLADHVEGRPLTARCDLTSPLMSEEVRINAPRGEVYASIADPAVFTRWFGARIEAENHVGGRWAMGSLEKDLYPAKIVDLVPDSRMSLAYQDGVVATWELEDSGGGTKLTFVQSGFSEEKPPYGSWMGWLSGLAELRRFHEIDSWLPLWVDVHLDGMPEGLITLDGK
- a CDS encoding histidine kinase, which translates into the protein MAILRRYAAELAITLTVLASSVAVSLGESAEPPRNAVLGWVCAVLTCAALFLRRRHPLPVAIFTAVCCAIYYPRTDPDGFVLLAFAFALYNNASTGRIRSSAVVAAAAMGGVAVGEAQAGAARQVDNFAFLLMTGWFIALVAVGAVTHYRREAERTKEAEAQRRAADERLRIARELHDALGHNLTLINVQAGAALHCSCWWSSGCRRCC
- a CDS encoding SDR family NAD(P)-dependent oxidoreductase, which gives rise to MLLESRNAIIYGAAGGIGSAVARGFAREGATVHLVGRTLKKLDALADEIRESGGKAGTAEFDALDEAAIDEHAASVAASAGSVDISMNVITHNDVQGTPLVEMSLADFESPVRTAVQTNFLTARAAARHMIEQGSGVILMFGGDGDPLPGYHLGGLQVAFSAMEALRRGLACELGPHGIRVVTLRTGGIPETIPAGAGLDDAIRDMVDATMLKRTASLEDVARVAAFAASDHARSMTATALNISCGTMVD
- a CDS encoding winged helix-turn-helix domain-containing protein, which produces MKNVEYLERLEQAEALLKPQRVDVLRQLAEPRSCTEVAAVLDQTPQRVYYHVKRLVEAGLVKQVSERKVRAVSEGVYQASARSYWLSPGLVGRIGPRAARDELSLGYLVDLMEEVQSDVAALDRAAPELPSIGVSGEIRVEPERRQEFLDELKTTLQDLFTRYGGAEGDAFKLAVACYPKGDARD